One part of the Francisella adeliensis genome encodes these proteins:
- a CDS encoding aldo/keto reductase: MKYTKLGKTDIDISRICLGTMTWGQQNTQDEAFKQMDCALEKGVNFWDTAEMYPVPKIAEKYGKTEEIIGNWIASRAKREEVVLATKISPLTWARGEEQPKINKQTILTAVDNSLKRLNTDYIDLYQLHWPTNRPYHHHANGRDFIPAIGNQKKEHILSNIHETLETFDSLVKAGKIKHIGLSNDSSWGISQFCHLAEKYNLPRIQSVQNEYNLTRRRDELNVLESCALEELSYLGWSPLSQGVLSGQYFDGKIPSKSRLAIAIRDGIEYELSWRITPTCNQAIEEYHAVAKKYNLDFYQMAIAFTLRREYLSCSIVGASSLSQLKSNIAAVDLELSEEVLNDIEKIYSKYPDPF, from the coding sequence ATGAAATATACAAAATTAGGAAAAACAGATATAGATATAAGCCGTATTTGTTTAGGTACAATGACTTGGGGACAACAAAACACCCAAGATGAGGCTTTTAAGCAAATGGATTGTGCTTTAGAAAAAGGTGTAAATTTCTGGGATACAGCAGAGATGTATCCTGTGCCAAAAATAGCTGAAAAATATGGCAAGACAGAGGAAATAATTGGTAACTGGATTGCCTCAAGAGCTAAAAGAGAGGAAGTTGTGTTGGCAACAAAAATCTCTCCATTAACATGGGCCAGAGGTGAAGAGCAACCAAAGATAAATAAACAAACTATTTTAACAGCCGTAGATAATAGCTTAAAACGTCTCAACACAGACTATATAGACTTATATCAATTGCATTGGCCAACTAATAGGCCATACCATCATCATGCTAATGGTCGAGATTTTATTCCTGCTATTGGTAATCAGAAGAAAGAGCATATTTTATCTAATATACACGAAACGTTAGAGACTTTTGATAGTTTAGTAAAAGCTGGGAAAATAAAGCACATCGGATTATCAAATGATTCTTCTTGGGGTATTAGTCAGTTTTGTCATTTAGCTGAAAAATATAATCTACCACGAATTCAAAGTGTTCAAAATGAATATAATCTAACAAGAAGAAGAGATGAGCTAAATGTTTTAGAGTCATGTGCTTTAGAAGAGTTATCGTATTTAGGTTGGTCTCCTCTTAGTCAAGGTGTTCTTTCAGGACAGTATTTTGATGGTAAGATCCCATCAAAATCAAGATTGGCCATAGCTATTAGAGATGGCATAGAGTATGAACTTTCATGGAGAATAACCCCAACTTGTAATCAAGCAATCGAAGAGTATCATGCTGTTGCAAAAAAATATAACTTAGATTTCTATCAGATGGCAATAGCTTTCACGCTTAGAAGAGAGTATTTAAGTTGCTCAATAGTAGGTGCTTCATCTTTAAGTCAATTAAAAAGTAATATAGCAGCTGTTGATTTAGAGTTATCTGAAGAAGTTTTAAATGATATAGAAAAAATATACAGCAAATACCCGGATCCATTTTAA
- the pnuC gene encoding nicotinamide riboside transporter PnuC, with the protein MHLLDFFTMIINLLCTFLLAGFFVIGWPVGILGLIMSSILFGLAGLYADMVLQLLLLCFFCYGWLTWTSSKLNNELKPKIFNSSLSWVLIVLTIVSLSFLVAQTLIAFTDSTTPYLDSFTSVASLVCVILATKKYIENWLIWMVVDSMYVFLYIYKEIPFAAITTFIYLIIAVYGYKHWKKYYKEQKLCS; encoded by the coding sequence ATGCACTTATTAGATTTTTTCACAATGATTATTAATTTACTTTGTACTTTCTTATTAGCTGGTTTTTTTGTTATAGGTTGGCCAGTAGGTATTTTAGGTTTAATAATGAGTTCTATACTATTTGGATTAGCTGGGCTCTATGCTGATATGGTGCTACAACTATTGTTATTATGTTTTTTTTGTTATGGGTGGTTAACATGGACATCAAGTAAATTAAACAATGAATTAAAACCAAAAATTTTCAACTCTTCACTCTCTTGGGTTTTAATTGTGTTAACTATTGTGAGTCTTTCATTTTTAGTAGCCCAAACTTTAATTGCTTTCACAGATTCAACTACTCCATACTTAGATAGTTTCACAAGTGTCGCATCTTTAGTCTGTGTAATACTAGCAACTAAAAAATATATCGAAAACTGGCTTATATGGATGGTTGTTGATTCTATGTATGTATTCTTATACATATATAAAGAAATCCCATTTGCTGCAATAACTACTTTCATCTATCTTATAATAGCTGTTTATGGTTATAAGCATTGGAAAAAATATTATAAGGAGCAAAAGCTATGCTCTTAG
- a CDS encoding TatD family hydrolase has translation MLLDAHVHTDKYDESLYHDLVNQCQMNDIMLLSVSMCIPSYKKIQALAKKYDFIIPSFGVHPWKADKYVNELDSLDEYLNEANYIGEIGLDKKFLKYAAPYKDQQEVFEYIVSNGHVKDKLLNLHTSGAEIEVLGALEKYNHSKFVIHWYAGSIELMERYLALGGYFSIGVEIMFSKHIQEIAKKVPLDRILVETDNPSSYSWLLGEESNNDMPELLFKVINKICQIKKITTNELFSHLDKNQKYILF, from the coding sequence ATGCTCTTAGATGCTCATGTACATACAGATAAATATGATGAGAGTTTATACCATGATTTAGTAAATCAATGTCAAATGAACGATATTATGCTTTTATCTGTGTCTATGTGTATTCCTTCATATAAAAAGATACAAGCTCTTGCTAAAAAATATGATTTTATTATACCTTCTTTTGGGGTTCACCCGTGGAAAGCAGATAAGTATGTCAATGAGTTAGATAGTTTAGATGAGTATTTGAATGAAGCAAATTATATTGGTGAGATAGGCTTAGATAAGAAGTTTTTGAAATATGCAGCTCCTTATAAAGATCAGCAAGAAGTATTTGAATATATTGTTTCAAATGGACATGTTAAAGATAAGCTCTTAAACTTACATACAAGTGGGGCAGAAATAGAAGTATTAGGTGCTTTAGAAAAATACAATCACAGTAAGTTTGTTATTCATTGGTATGCTGGAAGCATAGAGCTTATGGAAAGGTATTTAGCTTTAGGAGGATATTTTTCTATAGGTGTGGAGATTATGTTCAGTAAACATATACAGGAAATAGCAAAAAAAGTACCTCTTGATAGAATTTTGGTGGAAACTGATAATCCATCATCATATTCGTGGCTTTTAGGAGAAGAGTCTAATAATGATATGCCAGAGCTATTATTTAAAGTTATAAATAAAATTTGTCAGATAAAGAAAATTACAACAAATGAATTATTTAGTCATTTAGATAAGAATCAGAAATATATTTTATTTTAG
- a CDS encoding LysR family transcriptional regulator, translating to MDKLTCMRTFVSVFKSKSFTRAAENQDISIGLVSKRIKYLESMLNVELFNRTTRSISPTANGAEYFEHCCEVLDKLDNFEHIFSMQNNSLTGVITISAPLAFGLVYLRTFVPYFHNKYPEINLQIDLNDNFIDFSRNQNDIILRISDDLPDTGLIAKQIFEIKRVAVASPSFCKENKLATPDDLSNINCLLYKNNKSYNSWTFLKSDKKLNVTVEGNLLSNSGEILKSSAINSQGIMLGPKFIVKKELDSQLLTEVLPDFQLESKFLYALYSERLKKSNAIKTFIDELKEFCNKFNY from the coding sequence ATGGATAAATTAACGTGTATGAGAACATTTGTTAGTGTTTTTAAGTCTAAGAGTTTTACAAGAGCAGCTGAGAACCAAGATATATCCATTGGTTTAGTGAGTAAAAGGATTAAGTATCTTGAGAGTATGCTAAATGTTGAATTATTTAATAGAACTACAAGAAGTATTTCACCTACAGCAAATGGAGCAGAGTATTTTGAGCATTGTTGTGAAGTATTAGATAAGTTAGATAATTTTGAGCATATTTTTAGTATGCAAAATAATTCGTTAACAGGAGTTATTACCATTAGTGCTCCTTTAGCTTTTGGATTGGTCTACTTACGCACTTTTGTACCATATTTCCATAATAAATATCCAGAAATCAATCTCCAAATAGATCTAAACGATAACTTCATTGATTTTTCTAGAAATCAAAATGACATTATATTAAGAATTAGTGACGATTTACCAGATACTGGACTTATAGCTAAACAAATTTTTGAGATTAAAAGAGTTGCGGTAGCAAGTCCAAGCTTTTGTAAAGAAAATAAGCTGGCAACCCCTGATGATTTATCTAATATAAACTGTCTATTATATAAAAATAATAAAAGTTATAATTCTTGGACTTTTTTGAAGTCAGATAAAAAGCTAAATGTGACTGTAGAAGGAAATCTTCTTAGTAACAGTGGTGAAATTCTTAAAAGTTCTGCAATTAATAGTCAGGGGATAATGTTAGGTCCAAAATTTATCGTAAAAAAAGAACTTGATAGCCAGCTTTTGACAGAAGTATTGCCTGACTTTCAACTTGAGAGTAAATTTCTTTATGCTTTATACTCAGAAAGATTGAAGAAATCTAATGCGATAAAAACCTTTATTGATGAGTTAAAAGAGTTTTGTAATAAGTTTAACTACTAG
- a CDS encoding cytochrome b, translating to MKYDSFSRMLHWITVFLILSMLTLGFIWYLGKTENPINQFYYNIIWYHKSLGITLLIVMSIRVTWFFTGMKKPPYKFDIPIHEKLLAKLVHFMLYASIFTMIVSGWLLSSLLHKPVPFWIFDVALPLPLMENIAPIFDNIHIFTVWVLIISICFHITGVIKHIAKKEPILERML from the coding sequence ATGAAGTATGATTCATTTTCAAGAATGCTACATTGGATTACAGTTTTTTTAATCTTATCAATGCTAACTTTAGGGTTTATTTGGTATCTAGGTAAAACAGAAAATCCTATAAACCAGTTTTATTATAATATTATATGGTATCACAAGTCACTGGGTATAACTCTTCTGATCGTGATGTCCATTCGCGTAACATGGTTTTTTACAGGCATGAAAAAACCTCCATACAAATTTGATATTCCTATACATGAAAAGCTTTTAGCCAAATTAGTGCATTTTATGTTGTATGCTAGTATATTTACCATGATAGTTTCTGGCTGGCTACTAAGTTCTCTCTTGCATAAACCTGTGCCTTTTTGGATATTTGATGTAGCTTTACCACTACCTTTAATGGAAAATATTGCTCCCATCTTTGACAACATTCATATATTTACAGTCTGGGTTTTAATAATTAGTATATGTTTTCATATAACAGGTGTAATTAAGCATATTGCAAAAAAAGAACCTATCCTAGAGAGAATGTTATAG
- a CDS encoding APC family permease produces the protein MGNTKKPSLFTAIALSVGTMVGSGWLYASYYASQAAGAASILSWIIGAFIVLVMAFLLAELAVKYQTNGLFTQLITLSHNQHFGFVTGLSNWMLGLIIVPSEAMATTQYISSIYKPMTPYVFSAGELTFLGVVVVVLFMLLYTLINYWGIKSLSKINNSLTSLKIIIPIVTSLIIMFAAFHSNNFSGDNVSFMPKGVSGVFNAIVTCGIFYSFFGFQMAASFSAELENPKKNIPIALVSSVLIVLFIYLLLQISFIGAVPEKMLGNGWEGLNFSSPLAQLAGILGINALAIVLYADALISPSGTGIVYLGGSARMLNEMSKAKQMPEYFARVTQGVNISRTSLIFTFICSIVLIFFFRNWQMIASLTTTFILVSCIALPISYAKIKGNKDDPLPVNYVPFPRIVAFIVYMILTYLLMIAGALNLAVALILHVLFFLIYAYMDNKGSISNILKAFASSWAIFAYLVAELIFGFIYEDIVSYDLFIIIFIVVSAVLYPLLVNQKDYHSK, from the coding sequence ATGGGAAATACAAAAAAACCTAGTTTATTCACAGCTATAGCGTTAAGTGTAGGTACTATGGTAGGTAGTGGTTGGCTATATGCATCATACTATGCCTCCCAAGCAGCTGGAGCTGCATCGATACTTTCATGGATTATAGGAGCATTTATAGTTCTTGTGATGGCGTTTTTACTGGCAGAGCTTGCTGTTAAATATCAAACAAATGGATTATTTACACAATTAATAACTCTATCACATAATCAACACTTTGGTTTTGTAACAGGATTATCAAATTGGATGTTAGGGCTTATTATCGTACCATCGGAAGCTATGGCCACGACACAATACATTTCTTCTATATACAAGCCAATGACTCCATACGTGTTTAGCGCAGGAGAACTTACTTTTTTAGGAGTGGTTGTCGTTGTTTTATTTATGTTGTTATATACATTAATAAACTACTGGGGAATAAAGTCATTATCAAAAATCAATAACTCATTAACTTCTTTAAAAATCATAATTCCTATAGTTACCTCTTTAATAATAATGTTTGCAGCATTTCATTCTAATAATTTTAGCGGTGATAATGTTAGTTTTATGCCTAAAGGTGTAAGTGGTGTTTTTAATGCTATTGTTACTTGCGGTATTTTTTATTCTTTCTTTGGGTTTCAGATGGCTGCTAGTTTTTCAGCTGAATTAGAAAACCCCAAAAAGAATATACCGATTGCTTTAGTTAGTAGTGTACTGATAGTTTTATTCATATATCTCTTACTACAAATATCTTTTATAGGTGCTGTACCTGAGAAAATGCTAGGAAATGGCTGGGAAGGTTTGAATTTTAGTTCTCCTTTAGCTCAACTAGCAGGAATATTAGGCATAAACGCTCTTGCTATAGTTTTATATGCCGATGCTTTAATTAGTCCATCAGGCACAGGCATTGTATACCTAGGTGGTAGTGCTCGTATGCTTAATGAAATGTCTAAAGCAAAACAAATGCCTGAATATTTTGCCCGCGTTACGCAAGGGGTTAATATTTCAAGAACTTCTCTTATATTTACATTTATATGCTCTATAGTTCTAATATTCTTCTTTAGAAACTGGCAGATGATAGCGTCTTTGACAACTACATTCATCTTAGTTTCTTGTATTGCTCTACCTATTTCTTATGCAAAAATAAAAGGCAATAAAGATGATCCATTGCCTGTAAACTATGTGCCTTTTCCTAGGATTGTAGCTTTCATTGTATATATGATATTGACATATTTATTAATGATAGCTGGAGCGCTTAATTTAGCAGTAGCTTTGATACTTCATGTGTTATTTTTCTTGATATATGCTTACATGGACAATAAAGGAAGTATTTCAAATATCTTAAAAGCCTTTGCATCATCATGGGCTATTTTTGCATACTTAGTCGCTGAGTTAATTTTTGGGTTTATATATGAAGATATTGTATCTTATGATTTATTTATAATAATATTTATTGTTGTATCAGCAGTGCTATACCCATTATTAGTAAACCAAAAAGATTATCATTCCAAATAA
- a CDS encoding M15 family metallopeptidase, whose amino-acid sequence MPSINFNSLDKKLHERPHFKQASDKDLFYWGKDVLSRDQYIHKNAFKPLKQMIADAKSEGVILEVLSIYRSYEYQEALISRHLDTGKTLEQIVKKVAIPGYSEHHTGLAIDFTTPDEDGLVTEAFEQTSAFVWLHKNANDYGFYMSYPRDNLQGMIYEPWHWCLKQYI is encoded by the coding sequence ATGCCATCGATAAACTTCAACTCTCTTGATAAAAAACTACATGAACGACCTCATTTTAAGCAAGCTTCTGATAAAGATTTATTTTATTGGGGCAAAGATGTTCTTAGTAGGGATCAATACATCCACAAAAATGCTTTTAAGCCTCTTAAGCAAATGATAGCTGATGCAAAGTCTGAAGGTGTAATATTAGAAGTGCTATCTATATATAGATCCTATGAATATCAAGAAGCTTTAATCAGCCGCCACCTTGATACAGGTAAAACCCTGGAGCAAATTGTGAAAAAAGTAGCGATCCCTGGTTATAGTGAGCATCATACAGGCTTAGCTATAGACTTTACCACTCCAGATGAGGATGGCTTAGTTACTGAGGCCTTTGAACAAACTTCAGCTTTTGTTTGGTTACATAAAAACGCTAATGACTATGGTTTTTATATGAGCTATCCAAGAGATAATCTTCAGGGAATGATATACGAGCCTTGGCACTGGTGTTTAAAACAATATATTTAA